The Streptomyces sp. NBC_01463 DNA window AACCGATCATCCCGCCCCGGCTGTTCGCCGACCGCAACTTCACGCTCGCCCAGATCCTCACGTTCCTGGCGGGCGCCGCGATGCTCGGTGCGTCCACCTACCTGCCGCAGTACATGCAGTTCGTGCGCGGCGCGTCCTCGACGGCCAGCGGCATGCTGCTGCTCCCGCTGATGGCGGGGATGTTCGGCGCACAGCTCCTGCTCGGCCGGATCCTCTCCAAGGGCGGCCGCTACCGCCCCTATCCGGTCCTCGGCGGCGCACTGACGGCCGTGGGCGCGCTCCTGCTGCTGGCGACGGGCGCCGGCACCCCCACGGCGGTGACCTCCGCCCTGACCCTGGTGCTGGGCATCGGCATGGGCCTGCTGATGCAGAGCACCCTGCTCATCACCATCAACAGCGCGACACCCCGCGACATGGGCGCCGCCACCGGAACCGCCACCCTCGTCCGCACGATCGGGAGCTCCCTGGGCATCGCCGTGCTCGGCGCCGTCTACACGAGCCGCCTCCACACGGCCGGAATGCCCGACGGCGGCACGTCCTGGACCCCGGAGGCGGTGCGCGGGATGCCGGACGGGGTCCGTGACGCGGTCCGGACCGCGGTCACCGACGGTCTGCACGGGGTGCTGATCGGCGCCGCGCTGCTGGGCGCGGTGATCTTCATGGTGGCCTGGCTGATGCGGGAGGTGCCCCTGCGCGAGGAGTGACCGGGGCACGGCAGGGGGCGGGGGTGCACGGGGGTCACTCCTGCCGCAGCGCGAGCCACAGCTCCGTACGTACGTCCATGTCGTCCAGGTCCACCCCGAGCAGCACCCCGCACCGCCCGATGCGCTGGCGGACGGTGTTGCGGTGGACGGACAGGGCCACCGCCGTGCGGTCCCAGCTGCCGTGCAGGGAGAGCCAGCAGCGCAGGGTCTCGGCCAGGGGCGCGGTGAGCGGGGCGAGGAGGGCGCGGGCGTGCTCCGCCGCCGGGCCGGGCGGGATGAGGGCGGCGATGCCGGTGACCGGCGCGTCCGCCGCCAGCGGGGCGCGGGTCGCCTCCGCGTGCCTCAGGGCCCTGGCCGCCCGGGAGTCGGCGCCGGACAGCGCGGTGACGGGGCCGGGGGACGAAGCGCCGAGCGTCCAGCCCGGCTGCGGGGTCGGCTCCAGGCCGCCGGGGAGCAGGACCCGCACGGCGTCGGTGCCGCGTCCCGTGTCGACCAGCGCCGAACCCAGGGTCGCCCCGAGCGCCCCGGCGGTCAGCGGATCCGCGTGCGCGCCGTCGCCGCGGCGGGCGTGCACCACGGTCCACGGGCCCTCGCCGAGCAGCGGCGCCACCTCCCCGGGGTCGGCGCCCAGCAGCATCCGGACGAGCGCCGCCGACCGGCCCGCCGCGTCCGCGCCCTGATGGGGGGCGGCGAGGAGGGAGAGCAGGACCACGGCGATGCCCGCCACCGTGTGGTCGCCGGCCTCCCGCCGCGGGGTCGCCAGCGCCAGGACGAGGCCCTCGCCGCCGCCCAGCGGATACGCGAGGAGGGAGGTGTCCCCGAGCGTGTCCGTCGCCGATGCGGGCGAGCCCGGCCGCTCCCGCGCGACCACCCGGGCGAGCCGCCCGAGCGCCCCCGCCACCTCCGGCGCCTGCGGCCGTCCCGCCGCGTGCAGTTCCTCGCCGCCGGCCGTGAGCAGGACCGCCCGGCCGCCGAGCTGCACGGCCAGCTGGTGCAGCACCGCCGGCACCGGGTCCGGCCGGGCCGCCGCCGTCGCCAGGGCCTGCTGGGCCCGGGTCACCCGGCGCAGCTCGCGGTGGCGGGCCGCGGCCATCAGCCCCCAGACCGCCCGGGCGATCGCCGTGAACGGGGTCCCGGGCGGCACCTCGACCAGCGGCATCCCGTACCGCTCGCAGGCCGCCACCAGCTCGGGCGGCACCGTGTCGTGCACCGGCCGCACGCCGAATCCGAGCGCCGCGGCCCCCGCCTCCACGAGCCGCGCCACATAGGTGTCCGGGTCCGTGAGCAGCACCCCGGCGCTCAGCAGCAGCTCGCCACCGAGCAGATACGGATACGGGTCGGCCATCTCCGAGGTGTGCACCCACAGCAGCTCGGCGTCGGCCGGCCCCGCGATGCTGCGGAGCCCCAGCTCCTCCAGGGCCAGCAGCGCGGCCAGTGCGACGGGCGGGGTCGGCGGTCCGGCGGGAGCCTCAGGCATGGAGGGTTCATCCGTTCGGTCGGGCTGGAATGGATGAAACGTACACTTCAGCGATGCTTCCCGGCCACCTACCGTCTCTTCAGCACGACCGAAAGCGCACCGGAACGCGTACCTGAACCGCGCATCCGGCGCGCACCGGAATGCACCGGAACCTGTGAACCGAGACGGAGGGAAGCCCATGGCTGTCGACTACGCCGTGATCGTCGTCTACCTGGCCGGCATGCTCGCCATGGGCTGGTGGGGCATGCGCCGCGCCAAGTCCAAGAGCGAGTTCCTGGTGGCGGGCCGCCGCCTGGGCCCCTGGATGTACTCCGGCACCATGGCCGCCATCGTCCTCGGCGGCGCCTCCACCATCGGCGGCGTCGGCCTCGGCTACCAGTACGGGCTCTCCGGCGCCTGGATGGTCTTCACCATCGGTCTCGGCCTGCTCGCCCTGTCGGTCTTCTTCTCGGCGCGCATCGCCCGGCTGAAGGTCTACACCGTCTCCGAGATGCTCGACCTGCGCTACGGCGGCCGGGCCGGGATCATCTCGGGCGTCGTCATGTGGTCGTACACGCTGATGCTCGCGGTCACCTCGACCATCGCGTACGCCACCATCTTCGACGTCCTCTTCGACATGAACCGGACCGTCGCGATCATCCTCGGCGGCGCCATCGTCGTCGCGTACTCGACGCTCGGCGGCATGTGGTCGATCACGCTCACCGACATGGTGCAGTTCGTCGTGAAGACCATCGGGGTGCTGCTGCTCCTGCTGCCCATCGCGGTGATCAAGGCGGGCGGCTTCGGCGAGATGAGGGCCAAACTGCCGACCGAGTACTTCGACCCGCTGGGCATCGGCGGCGAGACGATCTTCACGTACGTGCTGATCTACACCTTCGGCATGCTGATCGGGCAGGACATCTGGCAGCGGGTGTTCACCGCCCGCAGCGACCGCGTGGCCCGCCTGGGCGGCACCGTCGCCGGCACCTACTGCCTGGTGTACGCGGTCGCCGGAGCGGTCATCGGCACGGCGGCGAAGGTCATGTACCCGAAGCTGCCCAGCGCGGACGCGGCGTTCGCGACGATCGTCAAGGACGAACTCCCGGTCGGTGTGCGCGGCCTCGTGCTGGCCGCCGCGCTGGCCGCGGTGATGTCCACGTCCTCCGGTGCGCTGATCGCCTGCGCCACGGTCGCCAACAACGACATCTGGTCCCGGCTGCGGGGCGTCGTCTCCCGCGGCGACGGCGACGCCGAACGCGACGAGGTGCGGGGCAACCGGGCCTTCATCCTGGTCATGGGCATCGTCGTCATCGCCATCGCCATCGCCCTCAACAACGTGGTCGAGGCGCTGACCGTCGCCTACAACCTCCTGGTCGGCGGACTGCTGGTGCCGATCCTCGGCGGTCTGCTGTGGCGCCGCGGCACCGCGGCCGGGGCGCTGGCCGCGGTGGCGGTCGGCGGCGTCGCGGTCATCGGCCTGATGGCGGGCTACGGGATCCTCGCCAACGAACCCGTCTACTACGGACTCCCCGCCTCCCTCGTCGCGTACGTCGTCGTCTCGCTGGCGACGAGGCCCACGGACGCCGCGGTCCTTCTCACCTGGCGCGAACGGCTGGCCGGCCGTGACGGGCCGGCGGCGCCGGCGGAACAGGCGGAACCGGCCGCCGAGCCGGTCACCGGCTGACGGCCGCGTCCCCGCATCCCGCACACTTGCACCACGCACAGAACAGAGAAAGGCCCCACCCCATGAGCAGCAACGAAACGCCGCGCGGCCCCGTCGACTCCTCCCGCGTCCCGCGGTACGCGGGCCCCGCGACGTTCGCCCGGCTGCCCCGCCTCGACGAGGTCGGGACGACGGACGTCGCCGTCGTCGGTGTGCCCTTCGACACGGGCGTCTCCTACCGGCCCGGCGCCCGCTTCGGCGGGAACGCAATCCGGGAGGCCTCGCGGCTGCTCCGCCCGTACAACCCGGCCCAGGACGCCTCGCCGTTCGCCCTCGCGCAGGTCGCGGACGCCGGTGACATCGCCGCCAACCCGTTCGACATCAACGAGGCCGTCGAGACGATCGAGGCCGCGGCCGACGACCTGCTCTCCACCGGCGCCCGGCTGATGACGCTCGGCGGCGACCACACCATCGCGCTGCCGCTGCTGCGGTCCGTCGCCAAGAAGCACGGCCCCGTCGCCCTGCTCCACTTCGACGCGCACCTCGACACGTGGGACACCTACTTCGGCGCCGAGTACACCCACGGCACCCCGTTCCGCCGGGCCGTCGAGGAGGGCATCCTCGACACCTCCGCGCTCTCCCACGTCGGCACCCGCGGCCCGCTGTACGGCAAGCAGGACCTCACCGACGACGCCAAGATGGGCTTCGGCATCGTGACCTCGGCCGACGTCATGCGGCGCGGGGTCGACGAGATCGCCGACCAGCTCCGGCAGCGCATCGGCGACCGCCCGCTCTACATCTCCATCGACATCGACGTGCTGGACCCGGCGCACGCCCCCGGCACCGGCACCCCCGAGGCCGGCGGCCTCACCTCCCGCGAGCTGCTGGAGATCGTGCGCGGCCTGTCGTCCTGCAACCTGGTCTCCGCCGACCTGGTCGAGGTCGCCCCCGCGTACGACCACGCCGAGATCACCTCCGTCGCCGCCTCGCACACCGCGTACGAACTGACGACGATCATGACCCGCCAGATCGCGGAGGCCCGGCAGAAGTGAGCCACGACCACCACGACGAGCGGCCCGAGCTCACCCCCGAGCAGGTCGCCGCCGCACTGAACCCCCCGGCCGGACGCAACGGCGGCGACCTCGTCGTCGAGACCCTCCAGGGCCTCGGCGCGACCACCGTCTTCGGTCTGCCCGGACAGCACGCGCTGGGCATGTTCGACGCCCTGCGCCGCTCGCCTCTCACCTACGTCGGCCTGCGCGTCGAGAACAACGCGGGCTTCGCCGCCGACGCCTACGGGCGCATCACCGGCGAGGTCGCCCCGCTGCTCCTGTCCACCGGACCCGGCGCGCTCACCTCGCTCGCCGCGCTCCAGGAGGCGGCCGCGGCCTCCGCCCCCGTGCTCGCGATCTCCAGCCAGATCCCGGTCGCCGGCCTGGGCGGCGGCCGCCACGGCTATCTGCACGAACTGCGCGACCAGAAGGCCTCGTTCCGCGACATCGTGAAGTCGGTGCACACCGTGCGTACGGCCTCGCAGATCCCGTCCGCGATCGCCGCCGCCTGGGAGTCCGCGCTGACGGCACCGCACGGCCCCGTCTGGATCGAGATCCCGCAGGACGTGCTCCTCGCCGGGACGACGCTGCCCGTCGTCACGGCGATGGACGCGACCCCGCGCGAGGTGCACGCCCGCCCCGAACTCATCGCGGTCGCCGCCCACCTGCTGTCGAACGCGGAGCGCCCGGCGATCATCGCGGGCGGCGGAGTCGTACGCTCCGACGCGTCCGGCAAGCTGCGCGCCCTCGCGGAGCAGATCGACGCCCCGGTCGTCACCACCTTCGGCGGCAAGGGCGCCTTCCCGTGGGAGCACCCGCTCTCGCTCCAGTCCTGGCTGGAGGACCGGCACACCACCGACTTCCTGGAGGACGCCGACGTCCTGCTGGTCGTCGGCTCCGGGCTCGGCGAACTCTCCTCGAACTACTACACGTTCGCGCCGCGCGGCCGGGTCGTGCAGATCGAGGCCGATGCCGGGAAGCTGGAGTCCAACCACCCGGCGCTCGGCATCCATGCGGACGCCCGCGACGCGCTGTCCGACCTCCTGGAGGCCGTCACCCCGCGCGAGGACCCGGCCGCCGCCGACCGCGTAGCGAAGGTGCTCGGTCTCGTACGGGAGCGGATCGCCGCCCAGGAACTCACCCTGGAACAGCACCTGGTCGCCGAGATCCGGGCCGCCCTGCCCGACACGTCCCCCAGCTTCTGGGACATGACGATCCTGGCCTACTGGGCCTGGTCCGCCTTCGACGCCCGCCACCCCAACACCATGCACTCGGCCCAGGGCGCGGGCGGTCTCGGCTACGGCTTCCCGGCGGCGATCGGCGCGGCCGCCGCCGACCGCACGAGGCCCGTCCTCGCGGTCTCCGGCGACGGCGGCGCGATGTACTCGATCGCGGAGCTCGCCACGGCCCGCCAGTACGACCTCCCGGTCACCTGGCTGATCGTCGACGACGGCGGTTACGGCATCCTGCGCGAGTACATGACCGACGCCTTCGGCGAGGCCACCGGCACCGAGCTGTCCCGCCCGGACTTCGTCGCCCTCGCCGAGTCCTTCGGCGTCCCGGCCGTCCGTACGAGCCCCGAGACGCTCGCCGCCGACCTGGCCGAGGCCTTCGGGCGCCCCGGCCCCTCGGTCGTCGTACTCCCGGCCCTGCTCCGGATGTTCGAGCCGACGCACCTCTAGACGCCTCGCGCGGGAGTGCCCGGGACCCGAGGTCCCGGGCACTCCCGCGTACAACTTTCCGGCCGTCCACGAGTCAACTCTTCGGGGTGCGCCGGGGGCGCGCCCGCTGGAAACACTCAGGGGACGGGAACGCACACACATGACTAGACCCCACATATCCCGCCGCGCCCGGGCCGCGCTCTGTGCCGCGCTCGCCGTCGGCGTGATCGCACCCGTGGCGGCCGGGGCGGCGCCCGCCGGGGCCGCCACACCGACGACGAGCTGCACCTCGGGCAAGGCCGGGCTGGCCTCCAAGCTGTCGAAGGACATCACCGCCGCGCTCAAGGGCCGCAAGTCCACCACGGCGGTGGCGCTGTACGACCGGACCACGAAGACGACGTGCACCCTGCGTGCCACGTCGAAGTACGACTCCGCCAGCGTCGTGAAGGCGACCGTGCTGGCCACGCTGCTCTGGGACAACGCCAAGACGGGCCGCTACCTCACCCAGCGCGAGACCGACCTCAGCACCGCGATGATCACCAAGTCCGACAACGACGCGACCACCGCCCTGTGGAAGCAGCTCGGCGCCACCAAGGTCAGCGCGTTCCTCAAGGCCGCCGGAATGACGCACACCGTGCCCGGGTCCGGCGGCTACTGGGGACTCACCCAGATCACCGCGCAGGACGAGCAGCGGCTGCTGACCCTGCTCACCGCGAAGAACTCCGTGCTCAGCGACGGCGCCCGCGCCTACGAGCTCGGGCTGATGCGCAAGGTCGTCTCCTCGCAGCGCTGGGGCACCCCCGCCGGGGCCCCGGGCTCGGCCACCGTCCAGGTCAAGAACGGCTGGCTGCAGCGTGCCACCCACGGCTGGCGGGTGCACAGCATCGGCGCGTTCACGGGAGAGGGCCACGACTACGTCCTCACGGTGCTCACCCAGGACAACGCGACGATGAACACCGGCGTCGACACCATCCAGGCCGTCGCCCGTGCCGTGCACAAGGACCTGAACCCGCGCTACATGAACCACATGGACCCGGTCGTGCCCGGCACCCTGCAGGAGGCGATCCCGCCGGTCCCGGAGGCGCCGGCCGGGCGGATGCTCAGCGTGCCGCGGAGCTGAGCGGACGACTGACCGAGCGGAACCGTCCGTCACCGGTCCGCGCCCGGCGGGCCGGTGGCGGGCGGGCCGGTGGCGGGCGGGAGTGCCTGTCCCGGTGTCAGTTCCCGGCCCGCAGGCGGCGGCCGGCCTCAGCCTGGAGGCGCAGGCCCGCCAGAGTCAGATCAAGACCGGCGAGGAACTGCTCCTTGTCGTCGTGCCCGTCGAACTCGTCGACGATGTCGTGCAGGAACGGGTACTTCCCGGGGTCGAGCGTGCGCCAGGTCGCGGCGTAGCGGCCGAGGTACTCCTCGCGGCCCACGAGGCCCTCGACCACCTCCTGCGGCGGGTCCTGGCCCATGTCCCCCGCGTTGGCGACGACGACGCCCACGACCGCCGACACGGCGTGGAACCGCTGCCGCGGCGTGAGCCCGAGCCCGGCCGTCTTCTGCCCGAGCTCCTCGTAGATCCGCAACGTGTTGCCCTCGACGTCGATGTTGCGCATGAACTGCGCCCCCAGCCACGGCCGGTCCACGACCGCGTCGAACAGGGTGACGGCCATCATGCGCAGGTCGTCGATCGGGTCGCCGCTGTCCTTCTGCCCCTCGACGGCCGTCAGCACCCCGCCGAGCACATGGTCGATGGCGCGGTCGAGCAGTTCGTCCTTGCCCGATACGTACCAGTAGATGCTGCCGACGCCGGTGCCGAGCCGGGCGGCGAGGGCGCGCAGGGTCAGTGCCGGTGCGCCCGCTTCGTCGAGCAGGGCCACGGCCGCGGTGAGAACGGCCTCGATGGAGTGCGACCCGCGCTGACGTCCCCGGGAGGGGCGATCGGCGGGTCGGGGTCGCGGGCCTGTCATGGTCCCCATCCAATCACAGCTTGCGCATTTATCGAACCACGTTCTATGGTCGAACCACGTTCCATTGTAGAACGTCGTTCGATAGTCGGCGGCGTTCCGGAAGGAGGCCCGCCATGACCACCACCACCGAAACCGCGCCCACCGCGCCACGCACCTATCCGTCCCTGCGCGCCGCATGGATACCCCTGGCCGCGCTCTGTCTGGCCTTCTTCGTCGAAATGGTCGACAACACCCTGCTCTCGATCGCGCTGCCCACGATCGGCCGGGACCTCGGCAGCGGCACGACCGCGCTCCAGTGGGTCACCGGCGCCTACTCACTGACCTTCGGAGGCCTGCTGCTGACAGCGGGCTCGATGGCCGACCGGCTCGGCCGCCGGCGCGTGCTGCTGGTCGGACTGGCCGTGTTCGGCCTGCTGAGCCTGGGCGTCGCCGCGGTCTCCTCCGCCGGGGAGCTCATCACCCTGCGGGCCGGCCTCGGCATCGCCGCCGCGGCCATGGCCCCCATCACGAACTCGCTGGTCTTCCGGCTGTTCGACGACAAGGCGCTGCGGATGCGCGCCATGACCCTGATGATCATCGTCGGCATGTCCGGCTTCGTCCTCGGCCCGCTGCTGGGCGGCACCGCCCTGGCCCACGTGCGGTGGCAGTGGCTCCTGCTCGTCAACGCCCCGATCGCCCTGATCGCGGCCATCGGCGTCCGGCTCGGCGTCCCGGCCGACCGGCCGCAGGACCTGACCCGCGACAAGCTCGACCTGCCGGGCGCCGTCCTGAGCGTCGCCACCATCGGCCTCGCCTGCTACGCCCTGACCAGCGGCGTCGAGCACGGCTGGCTCTCCGTGGCCACCCTCGCATCGGTCCTCGGCGCCCTCGCCGCCGGCATCGCCTTCGTCCGGCACGAGCGCCGCACGGCGGCCCCCATGCTGGACCTGCGCCTCTTCTCCAACGGCACCGTCCGCGGCGCCGCCATCGCACAGATCGGCACGGCCATCGCGATGGCCGCCGTGATGTTCGGCCTGATCCTCCACTTCCAGTACGCCTACGGATGGAGTCCCGTACGGGCCGGCCTGGCCAACCTGCCGCTCATCGTGACCATGATCGCCGCGACCCCGCTCTCCGAATGGCTCGCGGCACGGTTCGGCCACCGCATCGCCTGCCTGGTCGGCGCGGCCTGCCTGGCCGGCTCGCTGGCCGGACTGTCCTGGGGCGTCGACCACGGGTACGGCGTCATCGCGCTCTGCATGGTCGTGATGACCATCGGACTGCGCACCGTCATGACGATCTGCGCCATCGCGCTCGTCGACGCGATGCCGGCCAACCGCACCTCGATCGGCACGGCGCTCAACGACACCGCCCAGGAGGTCGGGAGCAGCATCGGCACCGCCGTGGTCGGCACGCTGATCGCCGCGCTGGTCACCACCCAGCTGCCCACG harbors:
- a CDS encoding PucR family transcriptional regulator encodes the protein MPEAPAGPPTPPVALAALLALEELGLRSIAGPADAELLWVHTSEMADPYPYLLGGELLLSAGVLLTDPDTYVARLVEAGAAALGFGVRPVHDTVPPELVAACERYGMPLVEVPPGTPFTAIARAVWGLMAAARHRELRRVTRAQQALATAAARPDPVPAVLHQLAVQLGGRAVLLTAGGEELHAAGRPQAPEVAGALGRLARVVARERPGSPASATDTLGDTSLLAYPLGGGEGLVLALATPRREAGDHTVAGIAVVLLSLLAAPHQGADAAGRSAALVRMLLGADPGEVAPLLGEGPWTVVHARRGDGAHADPLTAGALGATLGSALVDTGRGTDAVRVLLPGGLEPTPQPGWTLGASSPGPVTALSGADSRAARALRHAEATRAPLAADAPVTGIAALIPPGPAAEHARALLAPLTAPLAETLRCWLSLHGSWDRTAVALSVHRNTVRQRIGRCGVLLGVDLDDMDVRTELWLALRQE
- a CDS encoding sodium:solute symporter — its product is MAVDYAVIVVYLAGMLAMGWWGMRRAKSKSEFLVAGRRLGPWMYSGTMAAIVLGGASTIGGVGLGYQYGLSGAWMVFTIGLGLLALSVFFSARIARLKVYTVSEMLDLRYGGRAGIISGVVMWSYTLMLAVTSTIAYATIFDVLFDMNRTVAIILGGAIVVAYSTLGGMWSITLTDMVQFVVKTIGVLLLLLPIAVIKAGGFGEMRAKLPTEYFDPLGIGGETIFTYVLIYTFGMLIGQDIWQRVFTARSDRVARLGGTVAGTYCLVYAVAGAVIGTAAKVMYPKLPSADAAFATIVKDELPVGVRGLVLAAALAAVMSTSSGALIACATVANNDIWSRLRGVVSRGDGDAERDEVRGNRAFILVMGIVVIAIAIALNNVVEALTVAYNLLVGGLLVPILGGLLWRRGTAAGALAAVAVGGVAVIGLMAGYGILANEPVYYGLPASLVAYVVVSLATRPTDAAVLLTWRERLAGRDGPAAPAEQAEPAAEPVTG
- the speB gene encoding agmatinase, encoding MSSNETPRGPVDSSRVPRYAGPATFARLPRLDEVGTTDVAVVGVPFDTGVSYRPGARFGGNAIREASRLLRPYNPAQDASPFALAQVADAGDIAANPFDINEAVETIEAAADDLLSTGARLMTLGGDHTIALPLLRSVAKKHGPVALLHFDAHLDTWDTYFGAEYTHGTPFRRAVEEGILDTSALSHVGTRGPLYGKQDLTDDAKMGFGIVTSADVMRRGVDEIADQLRQRIGDRPLYISIDIDVLDPAHAPGTGTPEAGGLTSRELLEIVRGLSSCNLVSADLVEVAPAYDHAEITSVAASHTAYELTTIMTRQIAEARQK
- a CDS encoding thiamine pyrophosphate-binding protein, encoding MSHDHHDERPELTPEQVAAALNPPAGRNGGDLVVETLQGLGATTVFGLPGQHALGMFDALRRSPLTYVGLRVENNAGFAADAYGRITGEVAPLLLSTGPGALTSLAALQEAAAASAPVLAISSQIPVAGLGGGRHGYLHELRDQKASFRDIVKSVHTVRTASQIPSAIAAAWESALTAPHGPVWIEIPQDVLLAGTTLPVVTAMDATPREVHARPELIAVAAHLLSNAERPAIIAGGGVVRSDASGKLRALAEQIDAPVVTTFGGKGAFPWEHPLSLQSWLEDRHTTDFLEDADVLLVVGSGLGELSSNYYTFAPRGRVVQIEADAGKLESNHPALGIHADARDALSDLLEAVTPREDPAAADRVAKVLGLVRERIAAQELTLEQHLVAEIRAALPDTSPSFWDMTILAYWAWSAFDARHPNTMHSAQGAGGLGYGFPAAIGAAAADRTRPVLAVSGDGGAMYSIAELATARQYDLPVTWLIVDDGGYGILREYMTDAFGEATGTELSRPDFVALAESFGVPAVRTSPETLAADLAEAFGRPGPSVVVLPALLRMFEPTHL
- a CDS encoding class A beta-lactamase-related serine hydrolase, translating into MTRPHISRRARAALCAALAVGVIAPVAAGAAPAGAATPTTSCTSGKAGLASKLSKDITAALKGRKSTTAVALYDRTTKTTCTLRATSKYDSASVVKATVLATLLWDNAKTGRYLTQRETDLSTAMITKSDNDATTALWKQLGATKVSAFLKAAGMTHTVPGSGGYWGLTQITAQDEQRLLTLLTAKNSVLSDGARAYELGLMRKVVSSQRWGTPAGAPGSATVQVKNGWLQRATHGWRVHSIGAFTGEGHDYVLTVLTQDNATMNTGVDTIQAVARAVHKDLNPRYMNHMDPVVPGTLQEAIPPVPEAPAGRMLSVPRS
- a CDS encoding TetR/AcrR family transcriptional regulator, which produces MEAVLTAAVALLDEAGAPALTLRALAARLGTGVGSIYWYVSGKDELLDRAIDHVLGGVLTAVEGQKDSGDPIDDLRMMAVTLFDAVVDRPWLGAQFMRNIDVEGNTLRIYEELGQKTAGLGLTPRQRFHAVSAVVGVVVANAGDMGQDPPQEVVEGLVGREEYLGRYAATWRTLDPGKYPFLHDIVDEFDGHDDKEQFLAGLDLTLAGLRLQAEAGRRLRAGN
- a CDS encoding MFS transporter, translated to MTTTTETAPTAPRTYPSLRAAWIPLAALCLAFFVEMVDNTLLSIALPTIGRDLGSGTTALQWVTGAYSLTFGGLLLTAGSMADRLGRRRVLLVGLAVFGLLSLGVAAVSSAGELITLRAGLGIAAAAMAPITNSLVFRLFDDKALRMRAMTLMIIVGMSGFVLGPLLGGTALAHVRWQWLLLVNAPIALIAAIGVRLGVPADRPQDLTRDKLDLPGAVLSVATIGLACYALTSGVEHGWLSVATLASVLGALAAGIAFVRHERRTAAPMLDLRLFSNGTVRGAAIAQIGTAIAMAAVMFGLILHFQYAYGWSPVRAGLANLPLIVTMIAATPLSEWLAARFGHRIACLVGAACLAGSLAGLSWGVDHGYGVIALCMVVMTIGLRTVMTICAIALVDAMPANRTSIGTALNDTAQEVGSSIGTAVVGTLIAALVTTQLPTGTWSDALVASFFHGERITYAVLAVVVGLIAAGGALSLTNSRVAEEPH